CGAAGAAGGGCTCCAGACTCGCCCGCATTCGCATTTGGCAATCCTTAAACGATAAATTTGGTGTACAAAAGTTTTGTGCGAGTGttcgagaaataaaaatattccagcATCAAATACGTCGTTGCCTTCTAGTGCTTGTTATTGCTTCCATGTTctggaaaaaattatcaatctaATGTATCTATTTATCACGCTCCACACGCTGCACGCATGCATGCACACACGCAAGCACGCACTTACTCACACAAGACATACCTACATATATCGTTTTACATCTGTAAGAGATTCTCTACTTTACTGAAGCATCACTTCATGACGAAGTCACTAttcattcatatttattaatactcaTATTTATGAAGTTAAGATTTATTCAATGCGcataatgcaaaaatgtattcagatagcaaaatatatttaaaatttctccaaaaataatttataattgaaaatattgctcAATTATTGATCTATGTacgtttgcaaaataaaaagagacagTTTTAGATCAATTcaaactgaaaaataaattttctttgtcgCAAAATTCTACATCAACCgatctttacatttttaggCTGGAATTATTAAACCAATTGTAGCTCCATAATAAATCAACGTAGGTAATGTAAAATACGAATATTgttattgatattttgaaattttagattttattttattggtcaataattaagaattagtAAGGACTCTGCTGTgaagatgatgatgataatgataaattgaGAATTagtgcaatatttataaatttctcacTAACcagatttaaatttagatttgatcaaaaattgagaaaacaCATTGTTCTTCGTGTAAACTTAAAATTgctaaaactttttaaattggaAAATCTAGTTTATACTATCGTATATCCTAATCGTTTTCTACTATAAGTATTCTGACTGATAATACAGAcacattatcaaaataaaaaaaaagaattttcttttaagcAGCAATCACATGTGCGCAAAACCAAActaattgtacatatattttttttatgaaaaaaataacaaaaaaaaaatcagataaaTGCCATTATTCGCAGAACACTGTAGCTAATGCAACAATGTTTCTTTTGAAACTGTcaactttatttttgctttttgcgTAACTATTCGAGAATAGTTATGTTGTTTTaacagaaatacatttttcattatattctcaataagcaaaaaaatgtatgaaataattctgtaacaaaaaattttttaatcgtaaACTTACATTTACGATTTACGTTCGATCAGGGAGAAGTTCATCATACGTGAAATGTTTAACAATGTTGTTAGccattgaaataattgtttcagaaAGTGCTTTTTCTATCGGCGGTTTTATGGTTGCAAGAACCTCTTGCTTATTACTGCCTATAAAATTCGCAATAATTTCTTGCATCTGGTCTGATTCattgttttcaaatttaaaattaaaattttttgggaTGAGATTTATAGTCAATTttgatacatatatgtgttttttgtcatttttctttactatttttatttctccgtCTGCATCCGCATCTACATATTCTGCAAAAAGGAACAGTCTTATAATATCGGTAAAATAAAATCGGATTTTGAAAGTATGAATTTGTTTTATACTTTAGTTTTTGTTATTCTGGTGGAAAATTGATCGTTTACGTACCTGCTGAAAGAGAAAGGTATCCCGTGGTAGTAATAGGCACCAGCACACGTATGTCAAAATCGTATGTGGCGTTCACAAATATAtccttaaataatatttgtatatcaaaatattttttgtcgagATCTATATGAAAAtcgtttataacaaaattgcaaaggtttaatatttgcatatccttgagatataatttaatattgtctGTTTCGGAAATGATTAGTTTGGAGACATGAAATAATCGTAATGGTGTTACATTCATTTCCGGGATCCCTTCGCATATTTTACTTCTCAAGTAATCAATACTGTTCACAACGCATTTATCGATATTCGGATCTTTGCGTCCGCATACGTGTATATACGAAGCTGtaaacatttgaaataatcaattagaaacaaaaaatttaaatcatttttttctaattttatttctaattttataaaaattcaaacaaatatgcaatattttcataatgtaaatgataatattgatttatatttataataccgTACTAACAAagctataaaatatcaaatgttataaaaatcttattacgACATAACTTTTACacacacaataaaaatataatatatttaatatattattttgtgtcAGCGTGTAGTGGATAATCAATAATAGAtaacaaaagattttttaatgccgtccttaaattttttgttattgattTGTTAGAACATATATTTGCGAAGTGAGAAACTAtacaattgcattttttgcatttacaccaaactaacaataagtttgGTGCATAATaacgtattttataattatgcattaattttacatgaaTTCTTTGTGAGATGTCTTCTGTAATATGATACACGTTCTAtcgtaaaatatgaataaaaaaatgagaaatgttGATCAAAGTCTACATTTCATTAAGTACGCGAAAATCATTACTGGATCTTCTTTTCTTCATACATGAGTTTTACACACATAttccttattttattattatgacaCGTATTTATGATACATATGTTAATCATGAACTCCATTTTCTGATTTCATAAACTTttggaatataattttcttaattagctCAAAGCTAAGTGCccaaaaaattcgaaaatgatattgaaaaaaatggtattccaaagaaaaataaaatatttattttattttataaatttaattttataaaatattattttattttattttacggaaagaagatttgtaatattatttttataagaaaaaagttGCAGCTCAATAATCGAAATGTACGTATTTTGCAAATTCATAAATCGGtgcagaatatttaattgtgaaacaattaattttacactttaaatataattttttttttttttaatcgagaaaatggaaaatggtatttttgtaaagatgttttcatttaataatcaaCATGCACATATTTTaggaaattttcaaaatttacgtttttatataatacattgtcACTTCTTTTAATACATCTTTCTTGAGTTGTATCAGTTAAGaagttacataaaaattaacagaGTTTAAAAATCGAAACTATATACCGATTTGAGACCTGAGAAATAGCTTTTTATTCTgccaatttaatatatgtacttATTTTTAAGCGTCAATACTAACTcagaaaagatattaaatttttcagtgtgatatatttatatgaattaaatttttattaatatgttttttttaaattacaatcaGATGTGCAAACTTTTGTTATGGTATGTACATTATGATAGTAACGAGTATGTGTCAACTACTCACGTATTGCCGCTGTAACATATGttataacaaatgtaaaaacCAAAATTTTAACCAACATTGTCGACACTAAAAAGATGTTTGTAAAACGTATACAAAGGATTGAAAGAAAAGCGATCGATGAATTGATCGATGAAGACTGATTCAAATAATGAACCCAAGCTTATATATATGCACTTGTCTTGTTAatgtatacataaattttttttctcatatccATTTAATCacttgataaaatttgtttacgcaatgaatttttttatgatatttatgagattattttttattttatgaaattttatgctAACTTATTCGTGTAAATGCGTAATTAAGGCAAACTCAGAAGAATTAAGTgccaacaaattattttacaaaaaatcaataaacattgtattatatttaaaaatctccaagcaaaatattgaattattaactTAAGTGGTTTTTTCCCATTATAATCAATCTTAAGAGGATCGCGAATGCCTGATGAACTCGGACGCGGTAGCGCCATCATCTCGATAGAACTAAACATGACATTGATATTATCGGCGTccatgtatatgtattacatacgtttattacataagaataaaaatgaggATAATATGTAACATCTGCTGAATTAgctatatgtatagtattaaatatacatttctcaaataaaatattttatcatatttaatttatatctattaaaccttgtataagtctcaTATGTATATCATACAACCAtacaatagaatttcaattgagAAAAAGAGTGCGATGCATGTGTAGTGGATTACTAAAAAGATTTACAAAaggaaatatgtatttcttaaaaattgccAGTTTACATTAGATCGTCTCtggcattatttattaaaaatcaactCACAATAGATTGCCTCTGAcagtatttattacaaattgtcaGCCCACAGATAAATTACCTTTggcaatatttattctaatttgcCAGCACACGTtaaatcgcctctggctacatttattaaaaattgtcagctctcACGTTTGATCGCCTcggatttttctttttctaaattgcTTATGATAGATCGCTTCTGgcaatattacaaattgtcagctcacagATAAATCTCTtcagacaatatttattataaattgtcagCTAACATTAAATCGCctgtgattatattaaaatttgccaACTCACGGTAGATTGTCTCTGGCTTTTCTTATTATAGTTGACActcagagagagagactcaTTTGTCAAacgatatacatattataaatcttCAAGTCGTTATTAATTCTGTCactttatatgcatttttttattgttcattGTTAATCCAATATGACAACAATTGCTGAATTGAGGTCGACGTTCAATTACGTATGGATGAATAGATCCAAGAATCATGCATTCTGTTGTTGAAAGACTTTAGAACAATTGTTAATCCGAGCACGGCcaattaatagaaattcaCATACCACTGTCATTCTACGAGTGCGTTTTCAATTTGTATTCGTAATTTTTACACTGTAGATGGCCAAAATCGATGACCGAAACGTttgatgattatatttttaagatttaatggaaaataaataattgagcaATGAAATCCAGCTACGGTTTTATTTGCTTTGCATTGTTTATCagttcataatattattaatagaaaacgTTATATGAACGCAattccttctttcttctcttctgAAGAATTTGATAGTTTTGACTTGTGCCACTTTTCTTGCGGATGTGCGATATGTGCAgtagtgaataaaaattaatttaaatgtctaaaaattaaaatcgatgGAATAGCAGAAGGATCTCAAACCAAAGAAAATTATAGTTCTTAAGGGGATGCTGGAGTTACCggccggacattatattttttcgaacaagaatatctttttattggttgcatagaattgtaaatccttttgcaggagtaaagtgtacacaaaaacggaattcgggctgctcgactttatttggaaaaaaaagaattaataacaaaatttgtttctattgtCACGTCCCGGCGCGGTGGCGGTAACACGTAGTGTTCGCACCTTTACGCGAGACTCAATCGGTAAGATTCACGAAccaatgaaaaagtaaaagatcagAAAAAGAACGTGAAACACAAATgttgtgtttaatataaaaatcgtaacCAAAATCCCTTTCTAATGGATAGCGAAATTGAATGAGAGATCGTAAGGGAAGCAGTATagcattgatattttgttgctccttACGCGAACAACGTGTATGACCaataattaggaccgtattctaatgaataataaatttaaataataaatcgtaaagGAAAACAGTAtcgcattgatattttgttgctccttACGCGAACAACGTGTACGACCaataattaggaccgtattctaatgaataataaattcaaataataaatcttaaggaaagcagtatcgcatcgatattttgttgcgACTCCGCAAAACAAcgtgtatagtaataattaggaccgtattttaatgaatagttaatttaaatagagGCGAATAATGAATCCGAGTAAGACcacaagaaaatgaatatgataataatgcaGCAACGTAATAAGAAATAGTAGTCAACCATTGTGACtgacgtgtaattatttaagttttattatcatgCATTTGAAATGAAAGAATCGCTTAATACCATTAAAATGCATCAAGTATATGTTGACCGAAAATTTAAGAGAGTAACATTGGGTTTCGCTGATCATAAAAACTTTCTCCGTTTTCAGCgagattttgcatataattaaggtACCTGTCTTCACATTCATGACACTCGGAAATCGGTTGAATCAACGCGAGGTAGCGAtggcaaataatgcaatgtaatctTGGGCGGCGACGCCCGACGGATGCGTAATGCCTATCATTTAAAACtacgaataaacttttatattcaatcgGTTCGCTAGCGATGCATTCTTTGCAAAGACGCTCTTTTGCCGTAGGATTCACGAAGCTGGTTTCACGAACGCAACTAGCTAAGGAGTACCTATAAAGATATTCCAATCGAGGCGACCGACAAGCGTAACGTTTCCCCACacacatatcaattatttaaaattcgattaatcAGACGGTTGATTTAATAAGCTGGTTATAACTAACGTACGTATTCCCGGACCTCCGCCAAGTAGAACGCTGGTAGGATCGGGAAGATTAACAACACTTCGTCCTTCTCGAGTTAATTGATTTGTTAGCcttataaaatgattgagaCACGCGAGACAGTGACGCACTGGAAAAGGTTGAGATACGTTCTGGCCACAAACACGACACTTTGCTAATGGAACTATAGAACCGATATTCAAATGATGTCCGAGGACGTGTTCGAAATCATTTCGCGTTGGTTCTGATAAATCGTGATAGCAATTGAGGCACAATATCGTGCCAGTATTTCTATTCAAGCACGCGTTATCCAAGATACAGTACACGAAACGACAATTACAATTTGAGTCTGGGCGCGAAGATGTTACTTCGGTATCTGGCATTTTCTCTTGCTcagattttaactttaaaccttcccatgcaaataaatttggaacGGACTCACCGGTGTCGACTTGTATGGTACCTGAAGCCAGTGATAACTCAATCTAATTGTAAGGCGCCCGATCGGTTCCAGGATCGATCTTCCAATAGCAGGCTGATAATCGTATGGAGATAAATCTTCAGATGCGTCATTGTTGCTGGTTATCTTGCGGTCGAGGAATCACTGCACTAGAGTTATTTCGCGACACGTCTTTACCTTTTATTATTCGTTGGAATTTAAGGATCGCACGCTAAATTGGAATAATGTTTAaggatttgaaattaaagataaaattctcaaagcaaccaaataaatgtaattataaatgaaaataagagtACATTggtttataaatgaaattacacTCAAATGAACTTATAAGATAAGAATTCTTACAAACATATTAGCACTTATGTTCTAGAGATGGAACGCGCAGTTTGCGAATTAAGTAAttgaacatataaaattgataaaccgAACTTAAATTAACCGTACTGAACTAGGACGAAACTAGTACTAGAATTAGACCGAGACTGAGTCAGAATTGAAATTGCGAATGCGAAAACTAACGATTTGACCGAAACTGACTCTCTGACTGAGTATTGACGGCttactgaaaaattgaatactgaCTCGGCGGCATCGCAGGGCCCGTATTTATACTCCTCTGGATCTTCAGAGACAAAGGTTTGTCCTATGCAATAGGACCGCACATGGATGTAATCTCGCTTTAGAATATCGAATGTTCGAGGCatggtttatataaaactgcaggCGATACTCGAACCTAAGTTTTGAGAGTGGTATGGTTAACATAAAACCGTAGGTGATATCCGGACCTAAGTTTTGAGAGCGACGACAGATAATTTACAGTCGTACGCTTTGAAACGCAACAAGGGGTTTACGTTACGCGAAAGGTTTCGTGTTGCGCCTTTCTGGCGACATGTGTCGAGCGCTATTGATACAGCGAGCGATAATTCCAAGAGGCGATAAACTAGaaagtttaaaacaaaaatttacgagtgGAAATCTACTTGCTAAAATATGGGGACGTTACACTATTCATTAAGGGGATGCTGGAGTTACCggccggacattatattttttcgaacaagaatatctttttattggttgcatagaattgtaaatccttttgcaggagtaaagtgtacacaaaaacggaattcgggctgctcgactttatttggaaaaaaaagaattaataacaaaatttgtttctattcattaatttctattctgctcttaggataacatattgtatagagctatctattttcgttttttataaaagtttaacagttttaagacgctgaataagagcagcccgaattgcggactgcagaatagaatgttatggaaccattaaaattgggctgaaaagtctaatgtaaaaaatattcttgtccgactatttttacatacgtgtgcgtccaatatcggtataacagatgaaaaaataacagaagattagttccaggataatatcagagaggcgctatacaataatatgcgaatatatacacgcaccacacatacgcatacataatacattcatacttagattatgacttatgccgataatatcactctcatttttagttccatcgaaatgatggcgctttcgcgtcggagttcgtcaggcactccagcatcctcttaagaggatgctggagttctGTTTTACCACATGAATGCTGTATTTTTCCTgacttttttctaacaaatacaGCTTTTTTCTGCCtgcatagaattaaaaatccttTTGCAGAATTAAAGAGCACACAAAAAGGGAATTCGCGTTGGTCgaaaaaattcggaaaaataaagttatttataacattaatttttattgacatacTCTTAGGATAACATGTCTTTTAGAGCTATcaattttagctttttataaaagtttaacgattttaatacACCGAATAAGAGCAGCGCGAATTGCGCactgcataataaaatgttatggaaccattaaaattgggctgaaaagtctaatgtaaaaaatattcttgtccgactatttttacatacgtgtgcgtccaatatcggtataacagatgaaaaataacagaagattagttccaggataatatcagagaggcgctatacaataatatgcgaatatatacacgcaccacacatacgcatacacaatacattcatacttagattatgacttatgccgataatatcactctaatttttagttccatcgaaatgatggcgctttcgcgtcggagttcgtcaggcactccagcatcctcttaagagGATCGGCATAAATCATAATCTAAGTATAaatgtattgtgtatgcgtatgtgtggtgcgtgtatatattcgcatattattgtatagcgtttctctgatattatcttggaactaatcttctgttattttttcatctgttataccgatattggacgcacacgtatgtaaaaatagtcggacaagaatattttttacattagacttttcagcccaattttaatggttctataacattctattctgcagtccgcaattcgggctgctcttattcagcgtcttaaaactgttaaacttttataaaaaacgaaaatagatagctctatacaatatgttatcctaagagcagaatagaaattaatgattagaaacaaattttgttattaattcttttttttccaaataaagtcgagcagcccgaattccgtttttgtgtacactttactcctgcaaaaggatttacaattctatgcaaccaataaaaagatattcttgttcgaaaaaatataatgtccggccGGTAACTCCAGCATCCCCTTAAGGCCAcactacaaaaatttattagttgATCTATTTACATACCTTGTTCTACCAAAGAATTGTCCTTACTGTTTCTTCGTATTTGCTTCGCATTTGATAGTTCACCATCAATGGCagcatttcttttcttacttATGCCTATTTCTTCTATAACATCATTGTTGAAAGATAATGTACCTTCATGAATAACGTCAGTAGGTTTCACTAACAAAGCGCTACATTGTTGTTGTCGTTCTTGAATGTCgttgaaatattcataatcTATATCACTACATGTTGCTAATGGATAATTATTGTTCTTCAGAAGATTAATGTTGTCCACTTGAGAGGTACAtgtgttttcaatattttcgttattcattattttgattacGTACACAAACTTCTCaacgaaataaaatcaatagaaCTGTCTGAACTGTTGACTTGTCTCGAAGTGTTTCAACTGATTTTTATCCGCGCGAGGCTGACACGTGACGCTACTGAAGCACCATGCGCCACGAGGCGAGAATCGGAAACAGAACAAAACTCGCAATATTTGTTTACGATTGGCTGTTCGATTTACTCTAATAAATTGGCGCAAGTTATGCATAGTTTGAATCTTAAGTATAAATGCTAAATTGTACATTTAACTTAATTGTCAATATATatgacatttaattaattattcgacgtataaaaacatttaattattattaatatttttgtttatcaaccccttaatttaaaaacaaataaagtaattaaatacacaattttacaacaattcaatttaatgGAATTTATCTCGTACTAATTTAATAACCACTGTTCCTCGAATAATTGTGCTATCACATAAACTCCttcttcaaaaaatctttcacTGTTACGCCAAAAAGGCATTTTAAAAGCTTTACACTTTATTTCTTCGAGTGGAATTACTATGGAATCTTCGGATAATTTTGAACACTTGAAAACTCCAATTCTTCGACAGTCTAAATCATCAACGTTATATAAAGAATCCACTTCCTGAAATTTCTGTACTTTCAAATGGTAATTATTTGTGTcgtttacataaaatatatttctcaatatGTACACATTACCATCAAATAAAATGCAACAATTGTTACGCTTATTTAAATCATATGTAAATCCTCGAAATTTAACACTCGAAAATTGTTTGGTAACTCTGTGATCGGATGACTGTACGAGAGGGTCATTCCTTTTTGCGTTAAGTGCATGTGCGACTTTTGTAGAAGAAATTTGCAATGATAGTTGTGAGTGTCtacatttcttttcttcaaactttttatatatttgttgcaatttttgaGAAGGTTTTCGTACCATTTTCCGGAAAAAagtcatattatttttaaatggaaaacatgaaaaatgatCTAGAGGTCCAAAATTATGAGCATCGTTTGTCAAATGCAGAAGACCATGCGTA
This window of the Linepithema humile isolate Giens D197 chromosome 1, Lhum_UNIL_v1.0, whole genome shotgun sequence genome carries:
- the LOC105667550 gene encoding uncharacterized protein; this encodes MLVKILVFTFVITYVTAAIPSYIHVCGRKDPNIDKCVVNSIDYLRSKICEGIPEMNVTPLRLFHVSKLIISETDNIKLYLKDMQILNLCNFVINDFHIDLDKKYFDIQILFKDIFVNATYDFDIRVLVPITTTGYLSLSAEYVDADADGEIKIVKKNDKKHIYVSKLTINLIPKNFNFKFENNESDQMQEIIANFIGSNKQEVLATIKPPIEKALSETIISMANNIVKHFTYDELLPDRT